Proteins from one Nicotiana tabacum cultivar K326 chromosome 23, ASM71507v2, whole genome shotgun sequence genomic window:
- the LOC107791156 gene encoding putative aspartic proteinase GIP2, protein MKTFFDGGEIAEDVLSIQSINRSIPGPAVTVPNFIFNCSPSFLTKKLGEDVKGMVGFGQQSPVSLATQLATTFRFRRQFAICLSASTDQNGVIFIGHKPYLFALSFDASSDLIYTPIITHPNIFHNNRASPEYYIQVSSIRINGKSLPLNRTLLAFDENDDGGTRISTAIPCPVLEPSIYSSVSKAFVNEMPKDVKTVSPVHPFKTCFNSSFIGMSRLGYNAPKIYLVLHKPNVYWTITGTNSSVNVSESVVCLAFVERSQTWGHAIVIGGYQMQANLVEFDLSRKRIGFSNSLLSSNNMRKSVLYHVPVIGLRARERGNFIFIDFLLQ, encoded by the coding sequence ATGAAAACTTTCTTTGATGGTGGTGAAATCGCCGAGGATGTTTTGTCAATCCAATCCATTAACAGATCCATTCCAGGTCCTGCTGTAACTGTACCAAACTTTATCTTCAACTGCTCTCCATCATTTTTAACTAAAAAACTTGGTGAAGATGTTAAGGGAATGGTTGGATTTGGACAGCAGAGTCCAGTATCGCTTGCTACTCAACTTGCAACAACTTTTAGATTCAGGAGACAATTTGCCATTTGCTTGAGCGCATCAACTGATCAAAATGGTGTAATCTTCATTGGACACAAACCTTATCTCTTTGCCCTTAGTTTTGATGCCTCTTCAGATCTTATTTACACTCCCATTATTACCCACcctaatatttttcacaataatcGGGCTTCACCGGAGTATTATATTCAAGTTTCTTCCATTCGCATCAATGGGAAATCTTTGCCACTAAATAGAACATTGCTCGCctttgatgaaaatgatgacggTGGGACAAGAATCAGCACTGCCATTCCTTGCCCTGTATTGGAGCCTTCTATTTACAGTTCTGTGAGCAAAGCTTTCGTTAACGAGATGCCGAAAGATGTGAAGACGGTCTCCCCAGTGCATCCTTTTAAAACTTGCTTTAACTCTTCATTTATTGGTATGTCGCGCCTTGGctacaatgctccaaaaatttaTCTCGTTCTCCACAAGCCAAATGTGTATTGGACAATTACTGGAACAAACTCATCGGTAAATGTTAGCGAGAGTGTCGTATGCCTAGCCTTTGTTGAACGAAGCCAAACATGGGGACATGCAATTGTCATTGGTGGGTATCAAATGCAAGCCAACCTTGTGGAATTTGATCTTTCCAGAAAACGAATAGGTTTCAGTAACTCACTCCTTTCGTCAAACAATATGCGCAAATCAGTTCTATACCATGTTCCAGTAATAGGCTTACGGGCCAGGGAAAGGGGTAATTTTATCTTTATAGATTTTCTACTTCAATAA